Proteins encoded in a region of the Leifsonia sp. PS1209 genome:
- a CDS encoding ABC transporter substrate-binding protein, translated as MKKLIAAVALAAGAAVALAGCSGSGTGSSSSSHVDLTFWHGYTEADGKVLDQIVDDFNKSQKNITIKTTTKTWAVIGDTLLPALSAKKGPDIVALPAENLPVYASKGAFAKLDDFYASDSIKSANLNPRAVEMEKVDGSYFGVPTGFVPLSVIYNKGLFEKAGITTFPTTWDEWVADAKKLTVDENGDGTPEQYGLALPDHATVGNGVWASLFYGNGGDIVKSGKSVVDSAANVETLKFWSNAVTTGHISPTGLDGVASDKLFSSGKAAMEIGGPWMAGVAADAKIDWGIAGIPAGPKEQAASAIGISAAVTAQADSTKQAAAKKFFDYFFTKEVATKWSLGSGWPPLRTDIPASDVSSNPVVAALTAISGTARPLLPGVANSVDVLSAVDEATQKSLAGGDPSDLLSAASTKVTQALSK; from the coding sequence ATGAAGAAACTCATCGCGGCCGTCGCGCTCGCGGCGGGGGCGGCCGTCGCGCTGGCGGGCTGCTCAGGCTCCGGCACCGGCTCATCGTCCTCCTCCCACGTCGATCTGACCTTCTGGCACGGATACACCGAGGCAGACGGCAAGGTCCTCGATCAGATCGTCGACGACTTCAATAAGTCGCAGAAGAACATCACGATCAAGACCACCACCAAGACCTGGGCCGTCATCGGCGACACCCTCCTCCCGGCGCTCAGCGCGAAGAAGGGCCCGGACATCGTCGCCCTCCCCGCAGAGAACCTCCCCGTCTACGCCAGCAAGGGCGCGTTCGCGAAGCTCGACGACTTCTACGCGTCCGACAGCATCAAGAGCGCCAACCTCAATCCGCGCGCCGTCGAGATGGAGAAGGTCGACGGGTCGTACTTCGGCGTGCCGACCGGCTTCGTCCCGCTCTCCGTCATCTACAACAAGGGCCTGTTCGAGAAAGCCGGCATCACCACCTTCCCGACCACCTGGGACGAGTGGGTCGCCGATGCCAAGAAGCTGACCGTCGACGAGAACGGCGACGGCACGCCGGAGCAGTACGGCCTCGCGCTGCCCGACCACGCCACCGTCGGCAACGGCGTCTGGGCCAGCCTGTTCTACGGCAACGGCGGAGACATCGTGAAGAGCGGCAAGTCCGTCGTCGACTCCGCCGCCAACGTGGAGACCCTGAAGTTCTGGTCGAACGCGGTCACCACCGGGCACATCTCGCCCACCGGACTCGACGGCGTCGCGTCCGACAAGCTGTTCAGCTCCGGCAAGGCCGCGATGGAGATCGGCGGCCCGTGGATGGCAGGGGTCGCAGCAGACGCGAAGATCGACTGGGGTATCGCGGGCATCCCCGCCGGCCCGAAGGAGCAGGCGGCGTCGGCGATCGGCATCAGTGCGGCCGTGACCGCGCAGGCCGACTCGACCAAGCAGGCTGCGGCCAAGAAGTTCTTCGACTACTTCTTCACCAAAGAGGTCGCGACCAAGTGGTCCCTCGGCTCCGGCTGGCCGCCCCTGCGCACCGACATCCCCGCCTCCGACGTGTCGTCGAACCCGGTGGTCGCGGCGCTGACGGCCATCTCGGGAACCGCCCGTCCGCTGCTGCCCGGCGTCGCCAACAGCGTGGATGTGCTCTCGGCGGTCGACGAGGCGACGCAGAAGTCGCTCGCGGGGGGAGACCCCAGCGACCTGCTGAGCGCGGCGTCCACCAAGGTCACCCAAGCGCTGAGCAAATAG